Proteins co-encoded in one Methanobrevibacter sp. genomic window:
- the frhA gene encoding coenzyme F420 hydrogenase subunit alpha: MNENVKVISPTSRQEGHAELLMKVDDDGIVTKGMYFSITPVRGLEKMVLDKSPETAPVLCQRICGVCPIPHTLASVEAMDAALGIEVPKAGKLLRKITLSAHNINSHAIHHFLIAPDVVPDDLFTTAVKSVGEVRKATQFVVDTIAGEGIHPSDIRIGGMARNISPLAKEKLIEKMKDLKGTLENHVELIKDLVYKADFPEDLGKVDVPLFASDKTYGNPDAFDMDKFSEVLPEAWYGDEEVGKRACTVIPLLDGKNVETGPRARMEKFSGFKGKGVTSQHIARAEEMLVSYADVLEKLDELDTSAPARAEYDPRGTGELGIGVIEAPRGTNVHMAKVVDGKTQFYSAIVPTTWNIPTMGPATEGFSHELAPHVIRAYDPCLSCATHVMVVDDEKKILRNEHMKL, encoded by the coding sequence TTGAACGAAAATGTTAAAGTAATATCTCCTACATCAAGACAAGAAGGACATGCAGAATTACTCATGAAAGTCGATGATGATGGAATTGTTACAAAAGGAATGTATTTTAGTATAACTCCTGTAAGGGGTTTAGAAAAAATGGTTCTTGACAAAAGTCCTGAAACCGCACCTGTATTATGTCAAAGAATCTGTGGAGTATGTCCAATTCCACATACCTTAGCTTCAGTAGAAGCAATGGACGCTGCTCTCGGAATTGAAGTACCTAAAGCAGGTAAACTCTTAAGAAAAATTACCTTAAGTGCACACAACATAAACAGTCATGCAATTCACCATTTCTTAATTGCTCCTGATGTTGTACCTGATGACTTATTTACAACCGCTGTAAAAAGTGTTGGAGAAGTAAGAAAAGCTACCCAATTTGTTGTAGATACCATTGCTGGAGAAGGTATTCACCCATCCGATATTAGAATAGGTGGTATGGCTAGAAATATCTCCCCATTAGCAAAAGAAAAATTAATCGAAAAAATGAAAGATTTAAAAGGTACTCTTGAAAACCATGTTGAATTAATTAAAGACTTAGTTTACAAAGCAGACTTCCCTGAAGATTTAGGAAAAGTTGATGTACCATTATTTGCATCCGACAAAACCTACGGAAACCCTGATGCTTTTGATATGGACAAATTTAGTGAAGTATTACCAGAAGCATGGTATGGTGACGAAGAAGTAGGTAAAAGAGCTTGTACCGTTATTCCATTATTAGATGGTAAAAATGTAGAAACCGGTCCTAGAGCTAGAATGGAAAAATTCTCAGGATTCAAAGGTAAAGGAGTAACAAGCCAACACATTGCAAGAGCAGAAGAAATGCTCGTAAGTTACGCTGATGTATTAGAAAAATTAGATGAATTAGATACCTCTGCACCAGCTAGAGCTGAATATGACCCAAGAGGTACTGGTGAATTAGGTATTGGTGTAATTGAAGCTCCTAGAGGAACTAATGTTCACATGGCAAAAGTTGTAGATGGAAAAACTCAATTCTACTCTGCTATTGTACCAACTACTTGGAACATACCAACTATGGGACCTGCAACTGAAGGATTTTCACATGAATTAGCTCCACATGTAATCAGAGCTTACGACCCATGTTTATCCTGTGCTACCCACGTAATGGTTGTAGATGATGAGAAAAAAATATTAAGAAATGAACATATGAAACTTTAA
- a CDS encoding Tex family protein has product MIEKILEKELQLEKWQVNRVIKLIDEGNTIPFIARYRKDITGSLNDEILREFDERLKYLRNLEKKKLTYAEHIKKLGKLTDSLNNKILNAKTLVELEDIYRPFKSKKQTRATIAKKKGLEPLAEIIIKQEVTTPIEKIAKKYVNEEVPSVEDAIKGASDIIAENISDNSDFRKRIRENFIYHGDIQTKAKNNEDDKEYEIYYNYCEKVSKIPPHRLLAINRAEKEGIIKAKVEIDDEEIINYLNRHILKNISKIPKKIEYNQYTTPIIKNAIKDSYKRLISPSIEREVRNYLTERSEEQSIAVFAKNLYQLLMESPLAGKTILGWDPAFRTGCKLAVIDETGKVLETSLIYPTEPQKKIKESEKIVKNLIKKHNIDVIAIGNGTASRESEKVVADIIKDTNVKYIVVNEAGASVYSASKLASEEFPDLNEGERSAISIARRLQDPLAELVKIDPKSIGVGQYQHDMNQKNLNESLEGVVEHVVNEVGVDLNTASSSLLNYISGINKTTSKNIVKYREENGAFKSREDLKNVKNLGDKTFEQCAGFVKITNGKNPLDNTTIHPESYEVSKKLLKRLNIKLDDVGNYNHDLDNLDYDKLASELDIGVMTLQDIVKELKKPSRDPRSDMAKPILRKNVLNIDDLEEGMVLQGTVRNIVDFGAFVDIGVHQDGLVHISQLANQFVKHPLDIVSIGDIVDVKVLGVDTSKNRIQLSMLL; this is encoded by the coding sequence ATGATAGAGAAAATCTTAGAAAAAGAGCTACAACTTGAAAAATGGCAAGTAAATAGAGTTATTAAATTAATAGATGAAGGAAATACCATCCCATTTATTGCAAGATATAGAAAAGATATTACAGGTTCATTGAATGACGAAATACTAAGGGAATTTGATGAACGCCTTAAATATTTAAGAAACTTAGAAAAGAAAAAGTTGACATATGCTGAACATATTAAAAAACTTGGCAAACTCACCGATTCCTTAAACAATAAAATATTAAATGCAAAAACTCTGGTTGAATTAGAAGATATCTATAGGCCATTTAAAAGTAAAAAACAGACAAGAGCTACGATTGCTAAGAAAAAAGGCCTGGAACCACTTGCTGAAATAATTATAAAACAGGAAGTTACAACCCCAATTGAAAAGATTGCTAAAAAATATGTCAATGAAGAGGTTCCCAGCGTAGAAGATGCCATTAAAGGGGCTTCTGATATAATAGCTGAGAATATCTCGGACAATTCAGATTTTAGAAAAAGAATACGTGAAAATTTTATTTATCACGGAGACATTCAAACAAAAGCAAAGAACAATGAAGATGACAAGGAATATGAAATCTATTATAATTATTGTGAAAAAGTCTCAAAAATTCCACCCCATAGACTATTAGCAATAAATCGAGCTGAAAAGGAAGGGATAATAAAAGCTAAAGTTGAAATTGATGATGAAGAAATTATAAACTACCTCAATAGGCACATCCTAAAAAACATTTCAAAAATTCCTAAGAAAATTGAATACAATCAGTATACTACTCCAATTATTAAAAATGCAATAAAAGATTCTTATAAACGCCTTATTTCGCCGTCAATTGAAAGAGAAGTGAGAAATTATTTAACAGAGCGAAGTGAAGAACAATCAATTGCTGTTTTTGCAAAGAACCTTTATCAACTTCTTATGGAAAGTCCTTTGGCTGGAAAAACCATCCTTGGCTGGGATCCGGCATTTAGAACTGGATGTAAATTAGCTGTCATTGATGAAACTGGAAAGGTTCTTGAAACTTCCTTAATTTATCCAACGGAACCTCAAAAAAAGATTAAGGAATCTGAAAAAATTGTAAAAAATCTAATAAAAAAGCATAATATTGATGTAATAGCCATCGGGAATGGAACAGCTTCAAGAGAGTCCGAAAAAGTAGTCGCTGATATTATCAAAGATACAAACGTTAAATATATAGTCGTTAATGAAGCGGGGGCTTCTGTTTATTCAGCAAGTAAATTGGCATCTGAGGAATTTCCCGATTTAAATGAAGGTGAAAGAAGTGCAATTTCAATAGCTAGACGTCTTCAAGATCCATTAGCTGAGCTGGTTAAAATTGATCCAAAGTCCATTGGAGTAGGACAATACCAACATGATATGAACCAGAAAAATCTTAATGAAAGTTTGGAGGGCGTTGTTGAGCATGTTGTTAATGAAGTAGGGGTTGATTTAAATACCGCATCAAGCAGTCTTTTAAATTACATTTCTGGGATTAATAAAACAACTTCTAAAAATATTGTAAAATACCGTGAGGAAAACGGAGCATTTAAGAGTCGTGAGGATTTAAAAAATGTAAAGAATCTTGGAGATAAAACTTTTGAGCAATGTGCAGGTTTTGTGAAAATAACAAATGGAAAAAATCCTTTAGATAATACCACAATACATCCAGAATCATACGAAGTTTCTAAAAAACTTTTGAAAAGACTTAATATAAAATTGGATGATGTTGGAAATTATAATCATGATCTAGATAATTTAGATTATGATAAGTTAGCATCTGAACTGGACATTGGCGTGATGACTCTTCAAGATATTGTTAAAGAATTAAAAAAACCAAGCCGTGACCCACGTTCCGATATGGCTAAACCTATCCTTAGAAAAAATGTTTTAAATATAGATGATTTAGAGGAGGGAATGGTTCTACAGGGAACTGTAAGAAATATAGTTGATTTTGGGGCATTTGTTGATATAGGGGTTCATCAAGATGGTCTTGTACATATCTCACAATTAGCTAATCAGTTTGTAAAACATCCTTTGGACATTGTATCAATCGGAGACATTGTGGATGTTAAGGTATTGGGCGTAGACACTTCAAAAAATAGAATTCAATTGTCGATGCTGTTATAA
- the frhD gene encoding coenzyme F420-reducing hydrogenase, FrhD protein: MPYNVETLVVGCGNILYKDDGFGSTVIEELKKYFQENSLPDKTEIVDGGTGASYHIFTFPETCWKKVIVVDAIDFGGEPGEIRILKPEETPLGRYENPHARPGEHLLSELEKECEVKIIGCQPKDVPIIDIDMGLTTEIEEAIPEAINIILKEIGAL; encoded by the coding sequence ATGCCTTATAATGTAGAAACCTTAGTTGTTGGATGTGGAAATATCCTTTATAAAGATGATGGATTTGGATCTACTGTTATTGAAGAGTTAAAGAAGTATTTCCAGGAAAATTCATTGCCAGATAAAACTGAAATTGTTGATGGAGGAACCGGAGCATCATATCATATTTTTACATTTCCAGAAACATGTTGGAAAAAGGTTATTGTAGTAGATGCTATTGATTTTGGTGGAGAACCTGGAGAAATTAGAATATTAAAACCAGAAGAAACGCCATTAGGCAGATATGAAAATCCTCATGCAAGGCCTGGAGAGCATCTTCTTTCAGAACTAGAAAAAGAATGTGAAGTAAAAATAATTGGTTGTCAGCCAAAAGACGTTCCAATAATTGATATTGATATGGGGTTAACTACTGAAATTGAAGAGGCAATACCTGAAGCTATTAATATTATTTTAAAAGAAATAGGGGCTTTATAA